The window GTGAGAAGTAAAGAGAAGTTAAGTGGTAAGGTTTTGGAAGAGATCTTTGATGCTGTTGTTGTCGCTACTGGTCATTACTCCCACCCTAGATTGCCCAATATTAAAGGTATATTATCTATTGAATTCAATAGTTACTAGTTGATCACATTTGTtgattattttactatttttgatCCCTCTATTTTTCATTTGctatttatgtaaatatgtaTGGTTACTGATTTGTCTTTCATGATTATTTGGTGGCTATAGGAATGGATTCTTGGAAAAGGAAGCAAATCCATAGCCATGTTTACAGGGTGCCTGATCCATTTCGTAATGAGGTGATTGAATATCTCTATATCCTCTTAAATTTGGTGATGGATTATAATggttatgagttatgacttaTAATGATAGTGATGGTCATGATGGTGataggtggtggtggtggttgggAACTCAATGAGTGGACAAGACATATCAATGGAGCTTGTGGAAGTGGCAAAGGAAGTTCATTTAAGTTCCAAGACACTTGATATATCGTCTGGCCTTTCCAAAGTCATTTCCAAACACCCAAACCTTCTTATTCACCCACAGGTTTTCTtcactttaatatatatgatatgtgtgtcactttaattttgatttaaaagttCGAAATCTTTGATTTTCATTTCGTAGATTGAAACTTTAGAGGATGATGGGAGAGTCATTTTTGTGGATGGATCTTGGGTCGTCGCTGATACTATTTTATATTGCACCGGGTAAGATAGAATGGATAAACAAAAGATCtttaatttgattgatttggttagcgttaaaaaaaaaaacaattgttctTGAAAGCTGAAGAATAGACTAATTGCTACCTTTTGTTTCCGTTAGAGAAGACAAATAGATAATGATGATTAAGTTTCCTTTGATAGTGTGATTTAACCGTAACTaagttaaattaatttgttgtgtGGCTATGTGGGGTATTGTGGTCTTCATCGACATCGTACACTCACTATACATTGCTTcatgtaataaataaaagaaaattaatttcaattttttttgctatatcaATAATTCCAATTTTAATCAGTAAGATAAAAGcaggaaattaaattaaaaataataatggttGATCATTGGGATCTGCATGATTTGTTCGTAACTTATATATTAGTCCTAATCCAGTTTGgtcagaaaaaaagaagaagatatttgtCCTACTCCTACTAgatacaaatcatttatataaatatcaactttcTTGTTATTAAACATATCAAAACATTACATATATTCTTAACTAAAATGCGGGACTCATAAAGCCAGATTGAGTGGGATACAAATCTTTTTATACATTGGTCTTCTCAATTCACTACACCTAGTTCTTGGGGACATCATAGAcaaaatataaccaaatttttgtcatttgttttgaatttctcaaattgTATAGTACTACTAGTATATATTGTTTACTTtgataatactaataataatagtgTTTGGGGGACCAAAAAAACACAGGTACTCGTACAAGTTTCCATTTCTTGAGAGTAAAGGAAGAATAGAAGTTGATGATGATAGAGTTGGTCCACTCTTCGAACATACTTTCCCTCCTTGTCTCTCCCCTTCTCTCTCCTTTGTCGGTATCCCCAGAAAGGTCTCATCTTTCATCTTTTGGTTTTTAGGGACTATACAAATCATTAACATTCACtctaagataaaaaaaaaaagtttattggtggtattttctttttttgttgcagtTAATAGGATTCCCATTCTTTGAAGCACAAGCAAAATGGATAGCTCAAGTTTTGTCCGGGAAGtcatctcttccttcttctgacCAAATGTTACAATCCGTGGCAGAGTTTTATCGGTCAAGAGATCTTGCTGGAGTCCCTAAACACAACACTCACGACATTGCTGATTTCACGGTAAGTTATACCTAAATCCCTATACAAACAGAATATATTATTTCTCTTATACTCTTGATTTCATGTCCTAGCTAAAGACAGTTTTGTGTTATATGTTTTGAACCTTTTTTCTATAGTATTGCGATAAATACGCGGACTATGTTGGGTTTCCGCATTTGGAAGAATGGAGAAAGCTACTATGTTTGTCTGCTCTCAATAATTCTCAGGAGAATCTTGAGACTTATCGCGATTCTTGGGATGATCATGAACTCTTACAAGAAGCTCTTCAAAGCTCTCATTTTACAAACCTCAATTCTTGAAATACTACTTATTTGTCGTTAtgttagaaagaaaagagtttatatatatccatacattttatacatttgtttgttgtttctttcttttatctagTTTGGTCTGCCTATGTTTCTGGTTGATATTTATATCCATACATTTATACATTTGTTTCATTCAATATGGTCTAGTATTCACAACCATGGTCAATGtgatctatatttttaaaaccatatCAATTTGGTTATAAACATTTTCCTCAAAAATCAGACACCATATGATGAGGAAAAACCAAAGCTTTAACTTAATGTATGAACCAAGAATCAAGGTAATGTAAAAGACTGGTTATGATGGTTCATCTAAGTAGCTTTGAACTTTGTTCGGTACCATCTCTAGTCTAAAAAAACACAGTCATTGGCATTAGAGGAACTAATATTCTAGAAGTTTAGTTTCTCCTATGTAGTCTTCATCTCTAGAACAAGACTTGTTACAAAAAGCATCATCAGTAAGAGTAAGACTCTTAATtctccaaaagaaaaacatgaagcAAACTATAGCAAGGGATGTAATTACTTCTTTAGTTTGGCTATACTACTTGGTTGATGATCATGTGAGTAAAATTAGCAGCAGGAATTCTAGAGCTTCGTCTTCGCTTTTTCAAAGCTCCCCAATAAACGCCTGTTTTTTCTTCCCCCCAAAAAGTAAAAGCATCTATTGGTTTAGGAGGAGAGCTTTTGCGCTTGTTCTTGAGGAACCTGCAATTCCACTTTAGTTCAGATGCTTCAATTAGCTTTCCTAGTACCTGCATATCCTCATTGGCTTCACATTCTGAAAATGTGCCTATACTCGCGTTATCATCGTCCTGGTCATCTTTGCATTTCGGCTTTCCCTGCCTGGCCCGGCTTCCCCTCTGCTTCCCAAGGACAACGCTAGAGACTGCTGCTCCTTTGTCTGAAGAGTTCCATCTCAGACCTGTCTCGTGCTCCTctagcttcttctctctttgcaTCTTTGCAACCGAAGAAGAAATCTCGGCGAACCAAAGAAGATTTCTGCCCAAGGAAGTAATATAATCAGTGGCTGACTTTCTAGACATATGTACTATAGCCTCAGCTGCACACACTTCTTGATAATTTCCCTCTCTAACAAGAGATATCTTTCTGCTCTTCTTCCGTTTAATTCTTCCACTCTTTCTCGCAACTACTTTTTGACCCTTACTGGACTTCATTTGTGATTTACAACACCTTTTCTTTCCTAAATTGGTCCCCTTTTCTGCAGATTTTGCCTCAGACAAAGAACTTAAACTCCCTTTCTGCATACTCGTTTGATTGCTTTGAGATTCTGAGCTGGCTTGAGCACTCAAGTGCGGGTCATTGTTTGAGCCTTTGAAAGTTTTGTTGCTTTGACAAagttttaccttcttctttgacCTTGAGCCTCTCATGAATGACTTAAATCGCTTGTCCAAAAGTAAAGTGCTAGTTGAACATGGTAGAGCTTGAACATTCACTCGCGGCTGATTTGAACTGTGTTTTCCATGAACCGTAACCGATGAACACTCATGTCGTTTCTCGGTTTCAAACTTCTGAACAATGGTTGTTACTTCATCGTCAGATGAAAGGGGAGACATATTCAAGTCAATTACGTTATCTGTTCAAAAGAAGTATCACATCAATTAAACCTTCCATATATCAAGAAAGTGTGACAAAAATGCTTGAGAAAAGAACCAATATGTAAACATATAGTTCCATTTTCTTACCTTCTCGACATTTAACAGATCCTTGCGCTTCATTCATCCCGTTGAAACCTTTTAATGAACTTTCTCCCTCATTCTTTGTATCAGAACCTTCTCTAATCCCATTTGATGTAACTGGACTCAAGAACTGACTGAACACATTATCTGAATGTTCCTCGATCTTGGCCGGTTCATTCAAATCAAGTTGTAGCTTACCCGAATCCAAAGACCTTCTCAGAGATTGCTCTTTCAAAAAGTTTGGAGCATCATGGACTCCTCCATGCATATCATTATACTCAAAAACTGGTACTTCCAGATCCAAGAGCTTCTTCTCAAACTTCTCAACATTGTTATCTACAAGACGCTCAGCTTCCATATGGTAAGGAATGTCTTCTTCATGAGGCAAATACCTAGTTTGATAAGCAGAGATGCTCGAACTCATCCAGTGTGCTCTAGGGATAGGGAAAGCAGGATTTAAGTACAAGGCGTTTTGATGTTGAGTTCCCTCCATTTCCATCATCAATTCCTTCTGCCTTCGGTACAGACGATGAAGCTCATAGATCTACAATGGAAAAAAAGTATCAAACTCTTTAACTTGGAGGAAACAAGAAACACCCCAAGATAACgcatgaaaaaaagaaaacacacctGACTTCCAAAGACAGATTCATGTACAAGCATGGTGTGTCTCAACGAATCTTTCACTTGGCTAAGATAAAGATCACCATACAACAAAGAGAGtgtatcatcatcaacattcaGGTTCACGCCGTAACTATTATTGGTTAAGACCGAATCAGTGTTCTGTGCAGGACACAAACTCCAGCCAGTTCTCGCATCCGTATTGTCACGGTTTGAGAAATAGCACCCCGGGAAAAAGCTGTTCTGCtgcattttttttcattcacttAACACAGTCTTGAGCAAGATCGCTGtaccaagaaagaaagaaaaaaagaaacaattttatCAACTTGCATGAACCAATAATTTTCATAAGGAATCAAAAAATCTGCTTTTTATTCTTATCTATCTATAGTTGCAAATGTGGAGGAAGATGAGCTTGTAGATAAAAGATCTCAAAGACTATTTGTTGACAGAAACATCACAAGTGTTTGAAGGTtaagataaagaagaaaaaaaagctttctaAAGCAATAAGAAACGAATAAAAACAAGCCACTGTTAACTAACATCAACGACCTACCTAAGTAAGAAGGAAGCAAAAGATGAAACTTTTGAGTTAGATATCtgcagaagaagaaacccaGAAACCTTATATAATCAGTAAAGTGACAAGAcacaagaagagagaaaggaTCTAcctttagaaaaagaaaaaaacaagaacaaaagaaaggttTTTCTGAGATTTTCAGCTCAAAGCTTCTTTCTTTAGTTGAGGAAGATGctgagaaaacagagagaataaagaaagaaagaaagaaaaaagattgtctttttattttctcgggaaaatgcaaaaaaaggagaaagtggGATACACCCCCAAAAGAACAGGGGATCTCTCTCTATATGtatcttttaatctttaatGTTACAAGTGCGTCCGAGAGATCTGCTGGGCCATTATTATCTTTGGACGAAGAAAGAGATTGGATTGCAGGGAATTTGTAGAATTTTCTCAGGAAACAAACAGAAGAAGCGAAACATGGGACTTGGAGGAGAGACAGAGACTTGTGCTGTGCTGTTCtgtgagaaaagaagaagaagaaaaatattattagtacttttttcgtctctctctcattctttcttcttcctctttgtctttttcttacatttaatgtctctctctctcctcactTTCCCCCAAGTCCTGAGaggaaaaaattattctccttTTATAATTTTGTACATCGAAACAAGTGAAAAAAACTACtgcctttttcaaaaaatttttgttttaaaatataggatattttcaagtttttatagaacttttagattagtttaatattttatattatataatattatttctgattagttgaacttattaaaaataaaattttttaatctgtatgcttttattaaaatatcctatattttaATACAGAGTGATTATTACTAAAAACACTTTACAAATTTACACAGATCCAGCAAACCAATCCTAATTTGTTGGAAGAttaaaatcaatcttttttaaGACAAACCATCTATCTGGTCGAACCGGTTTGAAGAGCGATTTTGAGGgcttattattttcttgttatTAAAAGACAAAGACACGCTCCCATCTCTCGACAACCCCAACCGGAggaggtttttttaaaaaagaatcgTCCGAACAGCGACATCGGATTAGGAATCAAACAGACGGATTCAGTAGACCATATCACCGATTCAAATCACAGAACCCTAAGAATCAATCGCATAGACTTCTGTTGTTGACTTGTTAAACAGCATCTAAAAGAGACACGTGACTCTTTTAGTCAGGAAGATCAATGGGCTGTTAACTATACTTAAGCCCAACTATTTTATATGGATCTCAGTTAGGAAGACCAATGGGCCGTTAACCgttttttaagatataaaaagtcgtttttgttgtttgattatgtTAAAAAATTTTAACATCCGTGTTtaaggggaggtattggtttaggatttagaaagaattttaatgactttatgttcttgctgattgttagaatcatagaaaattgaaagttaaaaatgaaggattctaagagattgtttaggaagttttttaaaatcttgatgatttgttttttctaatcttgtaaaatctttctatttgatgaaagagttttcatgacttttgttatgaaggaaatgatataaaatcctaaaccaataacataaaatttgaattcattaacaatccaagattcttttgttttacttgaataacataaaacttttaatgactttataaaactcttaatccaataacactagatttatcaagattttagataactttttacaaatccacaaccaataacaccaaatttttaaagagtttttaaaagtcttgattgaataacaacatagtttacctaacttttaaagtcattaaaattctttctaaatcctaaaccaatacctcccccttagttaaaacatcatatattttggaaCTGAGgaaatattagttttttcttattattattttttatttcatttatacAATTAGTATTCAGTTTCACAGCAAAATTTATATCTGTcaaaatttatatcatatatactcATATAGACAAATTACTGTCCTCTCTATGATCGATTGATAAAAGAAGGGAGCCGTTTGAAAGGATCAAAAAGACGATCCCctttattaaagttttttttattaacatcactatattaaaaaacacattacacatatatatatacatgaaccAATTATAAATGTGGTAAGTACGTACGTACACGGAACACGGttcacaaacaagaaaatgtgAATGTGTTTAATGGCTTGTTCGcatatgaatgaatgaatgaatgatattaGGAATTTCTAAAAATGACGTGTTTTAGACAGATGGGAAAATCCCCAAgttgaaatttaattattattgttatgatCGTAAGAAACgtagttgttatttttttttaaaagtactaATATCCACGTAGGATGAGACAGACACCTAGAGAGTAGAGAACGGTCTTGTCTTCGTCTcgtctgtcaaaaaaaaaatccgaaccGAGTCTTTGTTGCCTTTTTCTCTAAACTGTGTCTAAAGTCGTCGTCCACTTACGCTTTTGGTTCGTGTTCCGTAGAGTTCAATTTCAATTACACAACACAACTATGGTTACGAatccaaaaaagttttttttttgtttgctattaTTAAATACctctaaaaaaatgaaaaacacttttgtaaataaataacaaataaaaaataaaataaattaattaaattgagaaaaaaactGCTGGAAGATTTGTCGAAATCTCGTATCTTTGTTCGTTCTATTTTGTAATTCTGAGCTTCGTCTTTCTCCTTATTTTCACCTGAAATTCTTCATCTCACTGTcacttccttctctctcttttagatttttcattttatttttttaacaaactatttGATTAGCTTCGAAGATTCTTTGTTTTCCACGATTCGGCATTgtacatagagagagagagagagagatcgattcaatttgaaaccaaaaaaaaaaagtattttggtAAAATTTCCTGAACTTTTTTGGGGTTGGCGTTGTGATTACGACTTGCGTTGTTTCCAAAATTGGATTATAGAGAGGAGAATAATTCTGGGAATTGGGTCTTTATCATGATGCTCTTGTAATTTTGCAAAATTTGTCTACTTTTTGGGCTTAGGGggggtgaaaaaaaaattagggtttgtgaggTGAATTTAGAGGGGGGAAGAAAGGGATCTGGGGTTTAGGTCAACGGAATTGGAGCAGTCGAGAATGATCTCTTTGTTGGTTTACTAAATCCGACGGTTTGGATCTGATCGCGGGAGAGACAGCGCCACCGGATGGCGCTGTTCCGTCGCTTCTTCTACAAGAAGCCTCCGGATCGCCTTCTCGAGATCTCGGAGCGTGTTTATGgtatttttactcttttattgAATTCTTCTGTTTCAAggatcaacaaacaaaaaagcatCTCGAAACTTGCTATAATAATATGGACGCATTTGTATCAAAATTGCTAATGAGCTTCTGGTTGGTTGGAGGGGTTTTGGCAGTTTAATTGCGTTGAGAATTTCGAGTGTACCTTTTTGCAAATTGGAGCTTAGCTGAACTTGTCTCTCTTTGAATTAAAGAGGTTTCTTAGGAATCCGAATCTCTTTGATGACAATTTATATCTTTGTGGGATATTCttctattgtgtgtgtgtgtgtgacacgaaccaagaaattaaaaaaaactgtgcTTTCCTTTAATGTTCGACAATGATACTTCTACATTGTATTCAGTGACAATAGTCTCAAAGCTATAGGAATTATGTGTTTGAGTTTCCAGGTTTCTGAGCTGATcgtctcttgtttcttttttttgttttgcagttttTGACTGCTGTTTCTCTAGCGATGTTATGGGGGAGGATGAGTACAAAGTATACTTGGGTGGCATCGTGGCGCAGCTTCAGGATCATTTCCCAGAAGCATCTTTCATGGTGTTTAATTTTAGAGAAGGGGAACAACGAAGTCAAATATCAGACGTGTTGTCTCAATACGATATGACTGTAATGGATTATCCACGGCAGTATGAGAGTTGCCCGCTTTTACCTCTCGAAATGATCCATCACTTCCTACGATCGAGTGAAAGCTGGTTATCGTTGGAAGGTCAACAAAATGTTCTCTTGATGCATTGTGAAAGAGGTGGTTGGCCTGTTCTTGCCTTCATGTTATCGGGGCTTTTATTGTACAGAAAACAGTATCATGGTGAGCAGAAGACTCTTGAGATGGTACACAAACAGGCTCCTAAGGAGCTTCTTCATCTATTGTCGCCTCTAAACCCACACCCTTCTCAACTCAGATATCTTCAGTACATTTCTAGGAGAAATTTAGGCTCTGACTGGCCTCCTTCAGACACGCCTCTTCTTTTGGATTGCTTGATTCTCAGAGATCTCCCACATtttgaagagagaaaaggttgcAGACCAATTCTACGCGTTTATGGGCAGGATCCTAAAGCCCGAACCAACAGGAGTTCCATACTTCTCTTCTCCACATtaaagacaaagaaacacacTCGTCTCTACCAACAGGTACCTTTAGACCATTGTATCTTAGTGACATATTGCTCAATATGATCATCACACTGATTTATGCACAGGAAACTGAACTTGAGACGGTGGTGTAGTTTGCCACTTATgagaattaaaaacattaataaaagaTAGTTTAGAGTTTGGGAGTTCGTTTATTCCAATGAAATGCTCATATGTGTGATCTCATCTGCAGGAAGAGTGTATCCTGGTAAAATTAGATATACAGTGCCGCGTTCAAGGGGATGTTGTTCTGGAATGTATACATTTGCATGATGATTTTGTGACTGAGGAGATTGTCTTTAGAATCATGTTCCACACGGCATTTGTGCGTGCTAATATTTTAATGGTCCACCGCGATGAGATGGATATACTTTGGGATGCAAAGGACCAGTTCCCAAAAGAATTTAAGGCAGAGGTAGGCCGTTGTGAAAATATTCTCTGATCATCTTTTGAATAAGGCTGTTAAGTTTGAATGCATACTCATATATGTATCAGGTACTTTTCTCTGGCGCTGATGCCGTGGTGCCTACTATCNNNNNNNNNNNNNNNNNNNNNNNNNNNNNNNNNNNNNNNNNNNNNNNNNNNNNNNNNNNNNNNNNNNNNNNNNNNNNNNNNNNNNNNNNNNNNNNNNNNNNNNNNNNNNNNNNNNNNNNNNNNNNNNNNNNNNNNNNNNNNNNNNNNNNNNNNNNNNNNNNNNNNNNNNNNNNNNNNNNNNNNNNNNNNNNNNNNNNNNNNNNNNNNNNNNNNNNNNNNNNNNNNNNNNNNNNNNNNNNNNNNNNNNNNNNNNNNNNNNNNNNNNTAAACCCACATCCTTCTCAACTCAGATATCTTCAGTACATTTCTAGGAGAAATTTAGGCTCTGACTGGCCTCCTTCAGACACGCCTCTTCTTTTGGATTGCTTGATTCTCAGAGATCTCCCACATtttgaagagagaaaaggttgcAGACCAATTCTACGCGTTTATGGCCAGGATCCTAAAGCCCGAACCAACAGGAGTTCCATACTTCTCTTCTCCACATtaaagacaaagaaacacacTCGTCTCTACCAACAGGTACCTTTAGACCATTGTATCTTAGTGACATATTGCTCAATATGATCATCACACTGATTTATGCACAGGAAACTGAACTTGAGACGGTGGTGTAGTTTGCCACTTATgagaattaaaaacattaataaaagaTAGTTTAGAGTTTGGGAGTTCGTTTATTCCAATGAAATGCTCATATGTGTGATCTCATCTGCAGGAAGAGTGTATCCTGGTAAAATTAGATATACAGTGCCGCGTTCAAGGGGATGTTGTTCTGGAATGTATACATTTGCATGATGATTTTGTGACTGAGGAGATTGTCTTTAGAATCATGTTCCACACGGCATTTGTGCGTGCTAATATTTTAATGGTCCACCGCGATGAGATGGATATACTTTGGGATGCAAAGGACCAGTTCCCAAAAGAATTTAAGGCAGAGGTAGGCCGTTGTGAAAATATTCTCTGATCATCTTTTGAATAAGGCTGTTAAGTTTGAATGCATACTCATATATGTATCAGGTACTTTTCTCTGGCGCTGATGCCGTGGTGCCTACTATCACAACTTCTAcaatatcagaagaagagagCGATTTTGATATGGCTTCACCCGAAGAATTTTTTGAGGTCGAGGAGATATTTAGCGATGTGATTGATGGACCTGACCATAAGAAAGATTCGGATagttttgtggttgttgatACTGCTTCAGATGATTCTGAGGGCAAAGAAGTGTGGAAGGGGGACGTGGATCCCAATGCGTTTCTAGATTTTGCATCAGTTGCATCAGATGATTCTAATCATAAACATGATATGCATGCAGAGACTAGCACGGATCCGGTTAAAGATATCACTGTTGATGATGTACAGTATAGGTCGGATGGGAAGGCAGATTCTAATATTGACTCAGTGAAGGATATAGGAATAGATGATGGTGATGAGCAGCGAAAGAGAAGGATCATGGAAGCGAAGGAAAATGATTCTAGCACAGCAGAGACTCAACGCAAAGGTTATGCAGAAGGCAATGGTTCCCAGGTTGATTTAGAAGAACCTAAGGAAAATGATTCTAGAACATCAGAGACTCAACGCAAAGGAGAAG is drawn from Camelina sativa cultivar DH55 chromosome 8, Cs, whole genome shotgun sequence and contains these coding sequences:
- the LOC104708321 gene encoding uncharacterized protein LOC104708321; protein product: MQQNSFFPGCYFSNRDNTDARTGWSLCPAQNTDSVLTNNSYGVNLNVDDDTLSLLYGDLYLSQVKDSLRHTMLVHESVFGSQIYELHRLYRRQKELMMEMEGTQHQNALYLNPAFPIPRAHWMSSSISAYQTRYLPHEEDIPYHMEAERLVDNNVEKFEKKLLDLEVPVFEYNDMHGGVHDAPNFLKEQSLRRSLDSGKLQLDLNEPAKIEEHSDNVFSQFLSPVTSNGIREGSDTKNEGESSLKGFNGMNEAQGSVKCREDNVIDLNMSPLSSDDEVTTIVQKFETEKRHECSSVTVHGKHSSNQPRVNVQALPCSTSTLLLDKRFKSFMRGSRSKKKVKLCQSNKTFKGSNNDPHLSAQASSESQSNQTSMQKGSLSSLSEAKSAEKGTNLGKKRCCKSQMKSSKGQKVVARKSGRIKRKKSRKISLVREGNYQEVCAAEAIVHMSRKSATDYITSLGRNLLWFAEISSSVAKMQREKKLEEHETGLRWNSSDKGAAVSSVVLGKQRGSRARQGKPKCKDDQDDDNASIGTFSECEANEDMQVLGKLIEASELKWNCRFLKNKRKSSPPKPIDAFTFWGEEKTGVYWGALKKRRRSSRIPAANFTHMIINQVV
- the LOC104708320 gene encoding flavin-containing monooxygenase FMO GS-OX-like 9; amino-acid sequence: MVSVTSEASRSRSKKVCVIGAGPAGLVSARELRKEGHKVVVLEQNGDVGGQWLYQPNVEEEDPLGRSSGSINGELKVHSSIYSSLRLTSPREIMGYSDFPFVAKKGRDMRRFPGHKELWLYLKDFCEAFGLREMIRFNVKVEFVREEEEDDDGVKRWIVRSKEKLSGKVLEEIFDAVVVATGHYSHPRLPNIKGMDSWKRKQIHSHVYRVPDPFRNEVVVVVGNSMSGQDISMELVEVAKEVHLSSKTLDISSGLSKVISKHPNLLIHPQIETLEDDGRVIFVDGSWVVADTILYCTGYSYKFPFLESKGRIEVDDDRVGPLFEHTFPPCLSPSLSFVGIPRKLIGFPFFEAQAKWIAQVLSGKSSLPSSDQMLQSVAEFYRSRDLAGVPKHNTHDIADFTYCDKYADYVGFPHLEEWRKLLCLSALNNSQENLETYRDSWDDHELLQEALQSSHFTNLNS